The Niallia alba genome includes a window with the following:
- a CDS encoding sugar ABC transporter ATP-binding protein has product MSEYILEMNGITKEFTGVKALSDVNFKVEKGEIHCLIGENGAGKSTLMKVLSGVHPYGTYDGDIVFEDEIQQFHRISDSVKTGIVIIYQELALFPDLTVYENIFAGNEVKQGGVINWNQTIVQSKKLLEKVKLDVAPDTLVKDLSVGKRQLIEIAKALSKDVKLLILDEPTAALNEDDSDNLLQLLKELKKQGITCIMISHKLKEVISIADKATVLRDGKTICTLDAAQGEITENIIIKNMVGREIEDIYPKRDKKVKGESVLELKNWSAYDPQIGREVVKNINLHVKKGEIVGIAGLMGSGRTELALSIFGNAKSYKIQGEMLLDGQTQKLKHTSDAIQAGIAYVTEDRKGDGLFLLQDIKSNISAANLKGIAQKGVINQNEEIKIADSYKKSLHIKASSLEQLAGNLSGGNQQKVSLGKWLFVAPKLLILDEPTRGIDVGAKFEIYSVMNKLIEEGLSIIMISSELGEVLGMSDRVYVMAQTEMKGELNIEEANQEKIMQLATQ; this is encoded by the coding sequence ATGAGTGAATATATTCTCGAAATGAATGGGATTACAAAGGAATTTACAGGAGTTAAGGCATTAAGTGATGTGAATTTCAAAGTTGAAAAAGGAGAAATACATTGTTTAATCGGGGAAAATGGTGCGGGCAAATCGACTTTAATGAAAGTTTTAAGTGGAGTACATCCCTATGGAACATATGATGGAGACATTGTGTTCGAAGATGAAATTCAGCAGTTTCATCGAATTAGTGACAGTGTAAAAACAGGTATTGTTATTATTTATCAAGAGCTTGCATTATTTCCAGATTTAACGGTATATGAAAATATTTTTGCCGGCAATGAAGTCAAACAGGGTGGAGTTATTAACTGGAATCAAACAATTGTACAATCAAAGAAATTATTAGAAAAGGTGAAATTAGATGTCGCTCCAGACACGCTTGTTAAAGATTTAAGTGTAGGAAAAAGACAGCTAATTGAAATTGCAAAAGCATTAAGTAAAGATGTAAAACTTCTAATTTTGGATGAACCGACAGCAGCATTAAACGAAGATGACAGTGACAACTTACTCCAATTATTAAAGGAACTAAAGAAGCAAGGGATTACCTGTATTATGATTTCCCATAAGTTAAAGGAAGTTATCTCGATAGCAGACAAAGCAACTGTTCTTCGTGATGGGAAAACAATTTGTACATTAGATGCTGCACAAGGAGAAATTACAGAAAATATTATTATAAAAAATATGGTTGGTAGAGAAATAGAAGATATTTATCCGAAACGAGATAAGAAGGTAAAAGGAGAATCTGTTTTAGAGTTGAAAAATTGGAGTGCTTATGATCCTCAAATAGGGCGGGAAGTAGTAAAGAATATTAACCTTCATGTAAAGAAAGGTGAAATTGTTGGAATTGCAGGCCTAATGGGATCAGGACGAACAGAACTCGCATTAAGTATTTTTGGTAATGCTAAATCGTATAAAATTCAAGGGGAAATGTTGCTGGATGGGCAGACGCAAAAGCTTAAACACACGAGTGATGCCATTCAAGCAGGAATTGCATATGTAACAGAAGACCGTAAAGGAGATGGATTATTCTTGCTGCAAGACATTAAGAGTAATATCTCCGCTGCTAATTTGAAAGGAATTGCGCAAAAGGGAGTCATTAATCAAAACGAAGAAATTAAGATTGCAGATTCCTATAAAAAGTCGCTTCATATAAAAGCTTCATCTCTTGAACAGCTAGCTGGTAATTTAAGTGGAGGAAACCAGCAAAAAGTATCCCTTGGTAAGTGGCTATTTGTGGCTCCGAAACTATTAATCTTAGATGAACCGACTCGCGGAATTGATGTCGGAGCAAAATTTGAAATTTATAGTGTGATGAATAAGTTAATCGAAGAGGGGTTAAGCATCATCATGATTTCATCAGAGTTAGGAGAGGTACTTGGCATGAGTGACCGAGTATATGTCATGGCGCAAACAGAGATGAAAGGTGAATTGAATATAGAAGAAGCAAATCAAGAAAAAATTATGCAGCTGGCCACACAATAG